Proteins encoded together in one Mannheimia haemolytica window:
- the ybiP gene encoding Putative phosphoethanolamine transferase ybiP, protein MKSKQLFGILAAILLATAASYLMLIGSGFFPNPSVFEVIFGVFLIIALASSKWTYYLLLLPISIAYAIYTPVGIKFGKPTYEYIASIFATDMMESKEFIAQLPILNIAAGIAIVLAVIFYRKITNRYQIRFLRNKTFVISAFVLMLFSLAPFKFFQEFYHSSLKVKKELEVLNNLTLDSQWGQSTLSSNSNYDDYVLIMGESARKDYHHAYGYPAPNTPFMSSAKGTLIDGLTSGGTNTIASLRLMLTKPDTEKWEANYGLTLIDLIKSAGIKTYWISNQGYLGNYDTPISSIGNKSDVKIFTKSGDSLNTNVSDFELLPHFAKVIEEPAQGKRFIFLHLYGSHPITCDRLTDYPKMFDDDKLPKRYFNVNCYVSSIKKTDELLKRVYDLLVKNQENHQRTFSMVYLSDHGLSHEVSKENIVIHNGKDRSKLHYDIPLFKISSDDTQRNVYKAFKSGLNFTNGIANWIGIENPLLDKEMNLFNGQSDKSDYGLKKIIETQSTVEDPAIAIPLK, encoded by the coding sequence ATGAAATCCAAACAACTTTTCGGCATTCTTGCCGCTATTTTATTGGCAACTGCTGCCAGCTATTTAATGTTAATCGGCTCAGGCTTTTTTCCAAATCCTAGTGTCTTTGAAGTTATTTTTGGCGTATTCCTCATCATCGCTCTCGCCAGTTCTAAATGGACTTATTATTTACTCTTATTGCCAATCAGTATCGCTTATGCAATTTATACGCCGGTTGGGATAAAATTCGGCAAACCAACTTACGAATATATCGCCTCTATTTTTGCCACCGATATGATGGAAAGCAAAGAGTTTATTGCTCAACTGCCGATTTTAAATATTGCGGCAGGCATTGCGATTGTACTAGCGGTCATATTTTATCGAAAAATTACCAATCGCTATCAAATCCGTTTTTTACGCAATAAGACATTCGTGATTTCCGCTTTCGTATTAATGCTGTTTTCCCTTGCTCCGTTTAAATTCTTTCAAGAATTTTACCATTCAAGCCTAAAGGTAAAGAAAGAGCTGGAAGTGCTAAACAATTTAACTTTAGATTCGCAGTGGGGGCAATCAACACTTAGCTCAAACTCAAATTACGATGATTATGTTTTGATTATGGGCGAAAGTGCGAGAAAGGATTATCACCACGCTTACGGTTACCCTGCTCCCAATACGCCTTTTATGAGTTCGGCAAAAGGAACGTTGATTGACGGTTTGACTTCCGGCGGCACTAATACTATCGCCTCATTACGCTTAATGCTGACCAAGCCCGATACGGAAAAATGGGAAGCAAACTATGGGCTGACCTTAATTGATTTAATCAAATCTGCCGGTATTAAGACCTATTGGATCTCAAATCAAGGCTATTTGGGGAATTACGATACGCCGATTTCCTCTATCGGCAATAAAAGCGATGTCAAAATTTTCACAAAATCTGGCGATTCATTAAATACCAATGTGAGTGATTTTGAATTGTTACCGCACTTTGCTAAAGTGATTGAAGAACCGGCTCAAGGTAAGCGGTTCATCTTCCTACATTTATATGGCTCGCACCCAATTACTTGCGATCGCCTCACCGATTACCCGAAAATGTTTGACGATGACAAACTGCCAAAACGCTACTTTAATGTAAATTGCTATGTTTCATCTATCAAGAAAACCGATGAGCTGCTAAAACGGGTATATGATTTGTTAGTAAAAAACCAAGAAAATCACCAGCGTACATTCTCAATGGTTTATTTGTCTGATCACGGTTTATCGCACGAGGTTTCAAAAGAGAATATTGTTATCCACAACGGAAAGGATAGAAGTAAATTACACTACGATATCCCTCTGTTTAAAATTTCAAGCGATGATACCCAACGTAATGTCTATAAGGCCTTTAAATCAGGCTTAAACTTTACTAATGGTATTGCAAATTGGATCGGCATCGAAAATCCGTTATTAGATAAGGAAATGAATCTTTTCAACGGACAAAGCGATAAAAGCGATTATGGGCTAAAGAAAATCATTGAAACGCAATCTACCGTAGAAGATCCGGCGATTGCTATTCCATTAAAATAA
- the pyrH gene encoding Uridylate kinase, with the protein MSKPIYKRILLKLSGEALQGSEGFGIDPSILDRMALEIKELLAEGVEVGVVLGGGNLFRGAKLAKAGMNRVVGDHMGMLATVMNGLAMRDALHRAEVNAKLMSAFQLNGICDTYNWSEAIKMLREKRVVIFSAGTGSPFFTTDSAACLRGIEIEADVVLKATKVDGVYDKDPAKYADAKLYNKLTYAQVIEDELQVMDLAAFTLARDHGMPIRVFNMGKPGALRNVVFGTEEGTTISE; encoded by the coding sequence ATGAGCAAACCTATTTACAAGCGAATTCTTCTCAAATTAAGTGGTGAAGCCTTACAAGGCAGTGAAGGATTTGGTATCGACCCGTCTATTTTGGATCGTATGGCATTAGAGATTAAAGAATTACTTGCAGAAGGCGTTGAGGTTGGCGTGGTTCTTGGCGGCGGTAACTTATTCCGTGGTGCTAAACTAGCCAAAGCAGGTATGAACCGTGTAGTGGGCGACCATATGGGAATGCTTGCTACCGTAATGAACGGTTTAGCTATGCGTGATGCCTTACACCGTGCTGAGGTAAATGCGAAATTAATGTCTGCATTCCAATTAAACGGTATTTGCGATACTTACAACTGGTCTGAGGCAATTAAAATGTTGCGTGAAAAACGTGTGGTGATTTTCTCTGCCGGTACAGGTAGCCCGTTCTTCACGACAGATTCTGCCGCTTGCTTGCGTGGTATTGAAATTGAAGCTGATGTGGTATTAAAAGCAACTAAAGTGGATGGCGTTTATGATAAAGACCCGGCAAAATACGCAGATGCAAAACTATATAATAAATTAACGTATGCACAAGTTATTGAAGATGAATTACAAGTGATGGATTTAGCAGCATTCACGCTTGCTCGTGACCATGGAATGCCGATTCGTGTCTTTAATATGGGTAAACCGGGTGCGTTACGCAACGTAGTATTCGGCACTGAAGAAGGCACAACTATTTCTGAATAA